A part of Salvia splendens isolate huo1 unplaced genomic scaffold, SspV2 ctg231, whole genome shotgun sequence genomic DNA contains:
- the LOC121789401 gene encoding 21 kDa protein-like — MASPTTLTIFSLIILSLVYASASASATNPAGSFIRSSCKATTYPAVCEKSLSTYASSINKSPRQLVMTALTVSVHTAESTKSFVAKLTKFRGLKPRERSAIKDCLEEISDSVDRLSKSVKELKNLGRGKGPEFTWHMSNLQTWVSAALTDDSTCSDGFSGRALNGRIKNSIRTRMTNVAQVTSNALALCNKFADKYN, encoded by the coding sequence ATGGCTTCTCCCACCACTCTCACAATATTCTCACTCATAATCCTCTCTCTCGTAtacgcctccgcctccgcctccgccacAAACCCGGCGGGCAGCTTCATCAGAAGCTCATGCAAGGCCACCACATACCCCGCCGTGTGCGAGAAGTCCCTCTCAACATACGCGTCAAGCATCAACAAAAGCCCGCGGCAGCTGGTGATGACGGCGCTGACAGTGAGCGTCCACACGGCCGAATCGACAAAATCATTCGTGGCGAAGCTCACAAAGTTCCGCGGGCTGAAGCCGAGGGAGCGCTCCGCCATCAAGGACTGCTTGGAGGAGATCAGCGACAGCGTCGATAGGCTCAGCAAATCGGTGAAGGAGCTCAAGAACTTGGGCCGGGGCAAGGGCCCGGAGTTCACTTGGCACATGAGCAATCTGCAGACGTGGGTCAGCGCCGCGCTCACCGATGACTCCACCTGCTCGGACGGCTTTTCGGGCCGGGCCTTGAATGGCCGGATCAAGAACTCCATCAGGACCCGGATGACTAATGTGGCGCAGGTTACTAGTAATGCGCTCGCGCTCTGTAATAAGTTTGCGGACAAGTATAATTAA